From Nitrospirota bacterium, a single genomic window includes:
- the galT gene encoding galactose-1-phosphate uridylyltransferase, translated as MPELRKDPIVERWVIISTERWKRPSDFKISREVPGRGSLCPFCPGNEHLTPSEVLAYRAEPGRPNAPGWTLRVVPNKFPALQIEGKLNREGVGMFDKMNGIGAHEVIIETTDHKALFSTMSEKSLEDIFWAFRDRILDLRKDSRFRYILIFKNHGAEAGASLEHTHSQLIALPIIPSHVLEELHGAKEHFAEKERCIYCDIIKQETTDGSRIVCENGDFVCLAPFAPRFPFEVWVLPKTHASNFEESQKSHVESLARIFSDVFRRLDRALDTPPYNFILHTSPLRDKTDDYHHWHFEIMPKLTELAGFERGSGFYINPTPPEEAAKFLREVDL; from the coding sequence ATGCCTGAATTGAGAAAGGACCCGATTGTCGAACGGTGGGTGATCATCTCGACCGAGCGATGGAAACGGCCCTCCGACTTTAAGATCAGTCGCGAGGTTCCAGGGCGGGGCTCGCTCTGCCCGTTCTGCCCGGGGAACGAGCACCTCACGCCATCCGAGGTCTTGGCGTACCGTGCCGAGCCCGGCCGTCCCAACGCGCCGGGGTGGACCCTGCGAGTGGTGCCCAACAAATTCCCGGCGCTCCAAATCGAGGGCAAGCTCAATCGCGAAGGGGTGGGGATGTTCGACAAGATGAACGGGATCGGGGCCCACGAGGTCATCATCGAGACCACGGACCACAAAGCCTTGTTCTCCACGATGTCCGAGAAATCGCTGGAAGACATTTTTTGGGCGTTTCGCGATCGGATTTTGGATTTGCGCAAAGACTCCCGATTCCGGTACATCCTGATCTTCAAGAACCACGGCGCGGAAGCCGGGGCGTCGCTCGAACACACGCATTCCCAACTCATCGCGTTGCCGATCATCCCCAGCCACGTCCTGGAGGAGTTACACGGGGCCAAAGAGCACTTTGCGGAGAAAGAACGCTGTATCTATTGCGACATTATCAAGCAGGAGACGACCGACGGCAGCCGGATCGTCTGCGAGAACGGCGATTTCGTGTGTCTGGCGCCGTTTGCCCCGCGCTTTCCGTTCGAGGTGTGGGTGCTCCCCAAGACGCACGCGTCGAACTTCGAGGAATCGCAGAAGTCGCACGTGGAATCGCTGGCCCGCATCTTTTCCGACGTGTTTCGGAGGTTGGATCGCGCCCTGGACACGCCCCCCTACAACTTCATCCTGCATACCTCCCCGCTGCGCGACAAGACGGACGACTACCACCACTGGCACTTCGAGATCATGCCCAAGCTGACCGAGCTGGCGGGCTTTGAGCGGGGGTCGGGCTTTTACATCAATCCGACCCCGCCGGAGGAAGCGGCGAAGTTTCTGCGGGAAGTGGATTTGTAG
- the dcd gene encoding dCTP deaminase, translating to MIKNDRWIRKMAKEYGMISPFEEKQVRAGTISYGLSSYGYDLRISDDFKIFTNINHTTVDPKDFDVKSFVDFKGDMCIIPPNSFALGRSIEYFRIPRNVITVCVGKSTYARCGIITNVTPFEPEWEGYVTLEVSNTTPLPAKIYAFEGIAQVLFFESDEVCETSYADRKGKYQAQQGITLPRL from the coding sequence ATGATTAAAAACGATCGCTGGATCAGAAAAATGGCCAAAGAATACGGGATGATTTCTCCCTTTGAGGAAAAACAGGTTCGAGCAGGGACCATTTCCTATGGGCTGTCGTCGTATGGGTACGATCTCCGGATATCGGACGATTTTAAGATCTTCACCAACATCAACCACACCACGGTCGACCCCAAGGACTTCGACGTCAAGTCGTTCGTCGATTTTAAAGGGGACATGTGCATTATTCCTCCCAATTCGTTCGCCCTCGGCCGAAGCATCGAGTATTTTCGGATTCCTCGCAACGTCATTACCGTGTGTGTCGGGAAGTCCACCTACGCTCGGTGCGGCATCATCACCAATGTGACCCCCTTCGAACCCGAGTGGGAGGGGTATGTCACGCTCGAGGTCTCGAACACCACCCCGCTTCCAGCCAAGATCTATGCGTTCGAGGGCATTGCGCAGGTGCTCTTTTTCGAGAGCGACGAGGTGTGCGAGACGTCATACGCTGACCGGAAAGGCAAGTATCAGGCGCAACAGGGCATTACCCTACCCCGGCTGTAA
- a CDS encoding glycoside hydrolase family 57 protein, translated as MAGPPIVAFLWHMHQPSYVDRSANLARLPWVRLHGIRAYYDMAVLAERFGEVHQTFNLVPSLTAQLTDLVEERVPDRFLDITKIPAADLEPEDRIFVLQHFFMAHWEAMIRPAPRYWSLLLKRGVTVAPQEWPGVARRFSTQDLLDLQVWFNLAWFGYAARNRYPAINELRAKGERFTEQDKVVVVDLQRAVLRDVLPRYRGLADAGIAELTTSPFYHPILPLVIDTDSGQRATPDVKLPDRFVAPEDADAQLARAVDHHAQLFGRRPTGLWPPEGSVSPEVVPIAARHGVRWMASDDGVLARSFRSGERAGSPYTPYRVTVEGASLDVVFRDRALSDLIGFTYAHNPPEAAAEDFIGRIAAIGSRDPGRQPLVAVILDGENPWEAYPDGGQGFLSAVYSRLAAGRGGRAASVGDAIREAPAIPELPRLHSGSWINQNFRIWIGHPEDNQAWTLLRRARQFLVGRAADAGLTPQDLQDAWDALYAAEGSDWFWWYGDDFTSMLSSEFDRIFRLHLARVYEALKQPVPTLLRQAIKIERGDGAIREPVRFIHPTIDGRATSFYEWWSASQYLVRSDAGQMYCPVAYASALYYGFDLDHLYLRLDVSPGLMCSSPGTFVGRCHVFQPRVASLTFPLCRGDGTCTLTRGEGPDAVVVPTSARAAVERVVELAVPFAELGLKEGERVEFFVEVLEGHVELGRYPTDRPCAFMVPGRDFEAMMWSA; from the coding sequence ATGGCCGGCCCGCCGATCGTCGCCTTTCTCTGGCACATGCACCAACCTTCGTACGTCGATCGGAGCGCCAACCTCGCGCGGTTGCCGTGGGTACGACTCCATGGGATCAGGGCGTATTACGACATGGCCGTGCTCGCCGAGCGGTTCGGCGAGGTCCACCAGACATTCAATCTGGTCCCGTCGCTCACGGCTCAACTGACCGATTTGGTCGAGGAGCGCGTTCCAGACCGCTTCCTCGACATCACCAAGATTCCGGCGGCGGACCTCGAGCCCGAGGACCGGATCTTTGTGTTGCAACATTTTTTCATGGCGCACTGGGAGGCGATGATTCGGCCGGCGCCGCGGTACTGGAGTCTGTTGCTCAAACGCGGGGTCACGGTCGCGCCGCAGGAATGGCCCGGGGTCGCGCGCCGATTTTCCACCCAGGACCTGTTGGATCTGCAGGTGTGGTTCAACCTCGCCTGGTTCGGCTATGCCGCACGAAACCGCTATCCCGCGATCAATGAGTTGCGAGCCAAAGGGGAGCGGTTTACGGAGCAGGACAAGGTCGTCGTGGTGGACCTCCAACGTGCCGTGCTCCGCGACGTGCTCCCTCGCTACCGCGGGCTTGCCGACGCGGGGATCGCCGAGCTGACCACCAGCCCCTTTTATCATCCCATTCTGCCGTTGGTCATCGACACCGACTCGGGCCAACGGGCCACGCCCGACGTGAAGCTCCCCGACCGCTTTGTTGCGCCGGAAGACGCGGACGCGCAACTCGCGCGCGCGGTCGACCATCACGCGCAGCTGTTCGGCCGTCGCCCGACCGGCCTCTGGCCGCCCGAGGGTTCGGTGTCGCCGGAAGTCGTGCCCATCGCGGCGCGGCACGGCGTCCGGTGGATGGCGAGCGACGACGGCGTGCTCGCGCGCTCGTTTCGATCCGGTGAGCGCGCGGGTTCCCCCTATACCCCGTACCGCGTGACGGTGGAGGGCGCGTCGCTCGACGTGGTGTTTCGAGACCGCGCGCTCTCGGATCTCATCGGGTTCACCTACGCCCATAACCCACCGGAGGCGGCTGCCGAAGATTTCATCGGCCGCATCGCGGCCATCGGCTCGCGCGATCCCGGGCGGCAACCCCTGGTCGCCGTGATTCTCGACGGCGAAAACCCCTGGGAGGCCTATCCCGACGGTGGACAAGGATTTCTCTCCGCCGTGTACTCCCGTCTTGCGGCCGGGCGAGGGGGGCGCGCCGCGAGCGTGGGCGACGCGATCAGGGAGGCGCCGGCCATTCCTGAGCTGCCGCGGTTGCACTCCGGGTCGTGGATCAACCAGAACTTTCGGATTTGGATCGGTCATCCCGAGGATAACCAGGCCTGGACGCTCTTGCGCCGCGCCCGCCAGTTCTTGGTCGGCCGCGCTGCCGACGCGGGGCTGACCCCGCAGGACCTTCAGGACGCCTGGGATGCGTTGTATGCGGCTGAAGGAAGCGACTGGTTCTGGTGGTACGGCGACGACTTCACGAGCATGTTGTCATCCGAATTCGACCGCATCTTTCGGCTCCACCTTGCGCGAGTCTACGAAGCCCTCAAGCAGCCGGTGCCGACGCTGCTGCGCCAGGCGATCAAGATCGAGCGCGGAGACGGCGCGATCCGGGAGCCGGTGCGCTTTATTCATCCCACCATCGACGGACGCGCGACGTCGTTTTACGAGTGGTGGTCGGCCAGCCAATACCTGGTCCGCAGCGACGCGGGGCAGATGTACTGTCCGGTGGCGTACGCGTCCGCGCTCTATTACGGATTTGACCTGGACCATCTCTACCTGCGCCTCGACGTCTCTCCAGGGCTGATGTGTTCGTCGCCGGGCACGTTCGTGGGGCGATGCCACGTATTCCAGCCGCGCGTCGCGAGTCTCACGTTCCCGCTCTGTCGTGGGGACGGGACGTGTACTTTGACGCGGGGGGAAGGACCCGACGCCGTCGTCGTGCCGACCAGTGCGCGCGCGGCGGTCGAGCGTGTTGTGGAGCTCGCGGTGCCGTTCGCGGAGTTGGGGCTCAAGGAGGGGGAGCGCGTGGAGTTTTTCGTGGAGGTGCTGGAAGGTCACGTCGAACTGGGACGGTACCCCACGGATCGACCGTGTGCGTTCATGGTCCCAGGACGGGATTTTGAAGCCATGATGTGGAGCGCGTAA
- the pdxS gene encoding pyridoxal 5'-phosphate synthase lyase subunit PdxS: MDQGTWKVKVGFAEMLKGGVIMDVTTPEQARIAEEAGAVAVMALERVPADIRAQGGVARMADPKIVKAIMAVVTIPVMAKCRIGHHAEAMILQQLGVDFIDESEVLTPADEHYHVDKHAFTVPVVCGARDLGEALRRIGEGAALIRTKGEAGSGNVVEAVRHLRAITAQMRRLTVAPPETLMAEAKALGAPYELVAEVARTGKLPVPNFAAGGVATPADAALLRLLGAEAVFVGSGIFKSSDPKARARAIVEATTSYDQPDVLARVSEDLPGAMEGLDIRKLDETELLQRRGW, from the coding sequence ATGGATCAGGGTACGTGGAAAGTCAAAGTCGGCTTCGCGGAAATGCTCAAGGGCGGCGTGATTATGGACGTCACGACACCTGAGCAGGCGCGGATCGCGGAAGAAGCCGGCGCCGTCGCCGTCATGGCGCTCGAGCGCGTGCCCGCCGACATCCGCGCTCAAGGCGGCGTCGCCCGCATGGCCGACCCCAAAATCGTCAAAGCCATCATGGCCGTGGTCACGATCCCGGTGATGGCCAAGTGCCGCATCGGCCACCACGCCGAAGCCATGATCCTCCAGCAGCTGGGCGTGGATTTCATCGACGAGAGCGAAGTTCTCACCCCTGCCGACGAACACTACCACGTCGACAAACACGCCTTTACCGTCCCGGTGGTGTGCGGAGCCCGCGATCTGGGCGAAGCGCTGCGACGCATCGGAGAAGGCGCCGCCCTCATCCGAACCAAAGGCGAAGCCGGATCCGGGAACGTCGTCGAAGCGGTCCGGCACCTCCGGGCCATCACCGCGCAGATGCGCCGCTTGACCGTGGCCCCGCCCGAGACCCTGATGGCGGAAGCCAAGGCCCTGGGAGCGCCCTACGAACTCGTCGCCGAGGTGGCCCGAACCGGCAAACTGCCGGTCCCCAACTTCGCGGCCGGCGGGGTCGCCACGCCGGCCGACGCCGCGCTGTTGCGCCTGTTGGGCGCCGAGGCCGTGTTCGTCGGGTCCGGGATCTTCAAGTCATCGGACCCCAAAGCGCGCGCACGCGCCATCGTGGAGGCGACCACCTCCTACGATCAACCCGACGTGTTGGCGCGCGTGTCCGAAGACCTTCCCGGAGCCATGGAGGGTCTCGACATTCGGAAGCTGGACGAAACCGAACTGCTCCAGCGTCGCGGATGGTAA
- a CDS encoding KamA family radical SAM protein — protein sequence MTDQWKYDLRESLEAVEDLVGRLGLTPHDAEQLRAVVARYPMRITPHVLKTIRYKDDPIWLQVVPSTDELDLNLEMKDDPLNEEGDMVVPHLVHRYPDRVLLFVTNQCPVYCRFCTRKRFVGSPGGTITPEAIEVVARYIQGHPEIRDIIFSGGDPLLLVDTLLERLLSTLRAIPHLEIIRLGSRVPGTLPSRITSELCAMLKRYHPLYMNLHFNHPDEITPEVADACGKLADAGIPLGSQTVLLRGVNDDPETMKRLVQHLLRIRVKPYYLYQADLVTGTNQFRTPVETGLAILRALHGHTSGMAVPRYVIDAPGGGGKVTVTPPEFVLDINSREVILKNYEDQVYRYPQVQPAPNRSEELDACAQGGGAEHRHQVISIQRIP from the coding sequence GTGACCGACCAGTGGAAATACGATCTCCGCGAAAGCCTGGAGGCCGTGGAGGATCTCGTCGGGCGGCTCGGACTGACACCTCACGACGCGGAGCAGTTGCGCGCCGTGGTGGCCCGCTATCCGATGCGGATCACCCCGCATGTCCTGAAGACCATCCGTTACAAGGACGATCCGATCTGGCTGCAGGTGGTGCCCAGTACCGACGAACTCGATCTGAATTTGGAGATGAAGGACGACCCGCTGAACGAAGAGGGGGACATGGTCGTCCCTCATCTCGTCCATCGGTATCCCGATCGCGTCCTGCTGTTCGTCACCAATCAGTGTCCGGTCTACTGCCGCTTCTGTACGCGCAAGCGGTTCGTGGGCTCGCCGGGCGGGACGATCACGCCAGAAGCGATCGAGGTCGTGGCACGGTACATTCAGGGACATCCTGAGATCCGCGACATCATCTTCTCCGGAGGTGATCCGCTGCTGCTGGTGGATACCCTGCTGGAACGGCTGCTTTCGACCCTGCGCGCGATTCCTCACCTGGAAATCATCCGCCTGGGATCGCGCGTGCCGGGTACCTTACCGTCCCGGATCACGTCTGAATTGTGCGCCATGCTGAAGCGGTACCACCCGCTCTACATGAATCTGCACTTCAATCACCCGGACGAAATTACTCCCGAGGTGGCGGACGCGTGCGGGAAGTTGGCCGACGCGGGCATTCCGCTGGGCAGCCAGACCGTGCTCCTTAGGGGGGTCAATGACGACCCCGAAACCATGAAGCGATTGGTTCAGCACCTTCTGCGGATTCGGGTGAAGCCCTATTACCTGTATCAAGCCGACCTGGTGACCGGCACGAATCAGTTTCGCACCCCGGTGGAGACCGGGCTGGCTATTCTCCGTGCGCTTCATGGCCATACGTCGGGAATGGCCGTCCCCCGCTACGTTATTGATGCGCCGGGTGGTGGGGGCAAGGTTACGGTGACGCCCCCCGAATTCGTCCTCGACATCAATTCGCGGGAAGTCATCCTGAAGAACTACGAAGACCAAGTCTACCGGTATCCCCAGGTCCAGCCGGCGCCCAACAGGTCGGAGGAACTCGACGCCTGTGCGCAGGGTGGCGGGGCCGAGCATAGGCACCAAGTGATTTCGATCCAGAGAATTCCGTGA
- a CDS encoding tetratricopeptide repeat protein, translating into MTVPRTWSCAVALMVAGGLWSCVAMHTSQETTPPQPQTDAPPQEVAAYHLVVDGRQQLAGGQTETAIATFQKALALAPSSPHANFALAEAKIQQGQFRAALVYCDRVVRLAGDDPAWRWRVALVRAYAFEGVGDVVRSAAEFRRVLEDVPDNPDAQAGLVRLESAPRVP; encoded by the coding sequence GTGACGGTGCCGCGCACCTGGTCGTGTGCCGTCGCCCTGATGGTTGCCGGCGGTCTCTGGAGCTGCGTGGCGATGCACACCAGCCAGGAGACCACGCCCCCCCAACCTCAGACCGACGCGCCGCCCCAGGAGGTGGCCGCTTACCATCTTGTGGTAGACGGCCGCCAGCAACTCGCCGGCGGGCAGACCGAAACCGCGATCGCCACCTTCCAGAAAGCCCTCGCCTTGGCGCCGTCGAGCCCGCACGCCAACTTCGCCCTCGCCGAAGCCAAAATCCAGCAGGGACAGTTCCGGGCCGCGCTGGTTTACTGCGATCGCGTGGTCCGTCTGGCGGGGGACGACCCGGCGTGGCGCTGGCGCGTCGCGCTGGTTCGCGCCTACGCGTTCGAAGGGGTGGGAGATGTGGTCCGGTCCGCGGCGGAGTTCCGGCGCGTGCTCGAGGACGTGCCCGACAATCCGGATGCGCAGGCGGGGCTTGTTCGTCTGGAGTCGGCCCCGCGCGTGCCGTAG
- the hemW gene encoding radical SAM family heme chaperone HemW, whose amino-acid sequence MQNLQNLSHSVPQPAKTGFAAETGVGLYFHIPFCVSKCAYCAFSSIAGGGSLIAPYVEALHHELNRSANLGAGRTVQSVYFGGGTPSLLSPAALSGLLAHCRQAFCLASDVEITLEANPETVTHDRIRGYLEAGVNRISMGVQSLNAEELAELGRPHTVERAIAAYHAVRQAGCCNVNLDLLYGLPGQTVERWRETLRRVLDLGPDHLSAYALTPERGTEIGAAVTNGLLMLPADEVIDQQEAVLYQAVARAGLLRYEVSNYARPGATCRHNVLYWRCDDWLGFGASAHSHLAGQRWWNRFDALDYIAGVRQHASIAGMETLPLSQRINEALGFGLRMLDGVSRVRLTRRFGADPWILKAQGLAQLVDWGLLKADSQTIRLTPEGLALADSVAVSLF is encoded by the coding sequence ATGCAAAACTTGCAAAACTTGTCCCACTCCGTCCCACAACCAGCAAAGACCGGGTTTGCAGCAGAGACCGGGGTTGGCCTGTATTTCCACATCCCCTTTTGCGTCAGTAAATGCGCGTACTGCGCCTTCAGTTCGATCGCAGGCGGTGGAAGCCTAATCGCACCCTATGTGGAGGCCCTCCATCACGAGCTGAATCGGTCTGCAAATCTGGGCGCAGGCCGGACGGTTCAGTCGGTGTACTTCGGTGGCGGCACCCCATCCCTGCTTTCTCCGGCCGCGCTCAGCGGGCTGCTCGCACACTGTAGACAGGCGTTCTGCCTGGCCTCGGACGTCGAGATCACTCTCGAGGCCAACCCAGAAACCGTCACCCATGACCGGATTCGGGGGTATTTAGAGGCCGGGGTGAACCGGATTAGCATGGGAGTCCAGTCGCTGAATGCCGAAGAACTCGCTGAACTGGGTCGGCCACACACCGTGGAGCGGGCGATCGCCGCGTACCACGCGGTACGCCAAGCCGGCTGCTGCAATGTCAACCTCGATCTGCTCTACGGGTTACCCGGGCAAACCGTGGAACGGTGGCGTGAGACGCTCAGGCGCGTGCTGGACTTGGGTCCAGACCACCTCTCCGCCTACGCCCTGACCCCGGAACGCGGAACCGAGATCGGCGCGGCCGTGACCAACGGGCTCTTGATGTTGCCCGCCGACGAGGTGATCGATCAGCAGGAAGCCGTTCTGTATCAAGCCGTCGCACGCGCGGGACTGCTTCGATACGAAGTGTCGAACTACGCCAGACCTGGCGCGACCTGCCGACATAACGTGCTCTATTGGCGCTGCGACGATTGGCTCGGTTTCGGCGCCAGCGCACACTCCCACCTGGCCGGACAACGGTGGTGGAATCGCTTCGACGCCCTGGATTACATCGCGGGGGTCCGGCAACACGCAAGCATCGCCGGGATGGAAACCCTGCCGCTCAGTCAGCGGATCAATGAAGCGCTCGGCTTTGGCCTGCGGATGCTCGACGGAGTGTCGCGTGTCCGGCTGACCAGGCGCTTTGGCGCGGACCCATGGATCCTCAAAGCCCAGGGGCTCGCGCAACTGGTGGACTGGGGGCTGCTGAAGGCCGATTCCCAAACCATTCGGCTCACGCCAGAGGGCCTGGCGCTGGCCGACTCCGTCGCCGTGTCGTTGTTTTAG
- a CDS encoding PBP1A family penicillin-binding protein: MKRMRRTRRSRRQRRFPWFIAIVVAGGLGYLASLYVTVTSRFEGPRWRLPSTVYAEPVTIYPGMDLVASHLRDRLLRLGYGPVSAAPSRPGEFRWTDGRLEVYLQDFAYPDHHVEGFPFAADLQAHRVTRLIRTVDGAVMTSVDLEPEVIAGLFDDSWEGRRLVRLTDVPRSLVDAILAVEDGRFYQHWGIDVRAVARALWTDLKQGEWVQGGSTITQQLVKNFYLSHERTLYRKILEAIMAVMLEARYEKSEILEAYLNEIYLGQRGDMGVYGVGEASVLYFGKEVERLTLSESALLAGMIRSPRANNPQSNPLRAQTARDRVLRRMAALQLIDPDEAEVAMMESVPSRPKARAAVRAPYFADLVRDELERHYSRDILTSEGLRIFTSLDVEAQRAAEEVLRSGLTSLERRMKKAPEPLQGGVIVMQPQTGYVRALIGGRDYADSQFNRMTQARRQPGSLFKPVAYLAALRKNGPDGAPQYTPVSVLQDEPVTVETPSGPWTPQNFDKRYHGAVTLRTALEYSFNAAAVRVAQDIGVERIVETARLLGLSTAIPAVPSLVLGTSEVVPLELAGAFAVLANFGTRTEPLVIKSVVDRDGRVLTRKDIAVEQVIAPEEAFLVTSLLQGVIERGTGRSVRALGFTRPVAGKTGTTSDFRDAWFIGYTPETLALVWVGFDHNRPLNLTGAEAALPIWTEVMRRVTATEPVRDFIPPPGVVLRKINPATGLLSTRQCPDAITEAFLQGTEPTATCSDREPGGPGLLRWLRRALG, encoded by the coding sequence ATGAAACGGATGAGGCGTACGCGTCGGTCGCGTCGTCAACGACGGTTCCCTTGGTTCATCGCCATCGTGGTGGCTGGAGGCCTCGGGTATCTCGCCTCCCTCTACGTCACGGTCACATCGCGCTTCGAAGGTCCGCGCTGGCGGCTTCCCTCCACCGTCTACGCGGAACCCGTGACGATCTACCCCGGCATGGATCTGGTGGCGTCCCATCTCCGCGATCGCCTGCTTCGATTGGGATACGGCCCGGTGTCCGCTGCTCCCTCCAGACCCGGCGAGTTTCGATGGACCGATGGGCGGCTCGAAGTCTATCTCCAAGATTTTGCGTATCCTGACCACCACGTTGAAGGGTTTCCATTCGCCGCCGACCTTCAGGCGCACCGGGTGACTCGCCTGATCCGAACGGTTGACGGCGCGGTGATGACCAGCGTGGATCTTGAGCCGGAAGTCATCGCGGGCCTGTTCGACGACAGCTGGGAGGGACGCCGGCTGGTGCGATTGACCGACGTCCCTCGCTCGCTGGTCGACGCGATCCTGGCGGTGGAAGACGGGAGGTTCTATCAGCACTGGGGGATCGATGTGCGTGCGGTGGCGCGAGCGCTGTGGACCGATTTGAAGCAAGGTGAATGGGTGCAGGGCGGAAGTACGATCACCCAGCAACTCGTCAAGAATTTCTACCTCTCGCACGAGCGGACCCTCTACCGCAAGATCTTGGAGGCGATCATGGCGGTCATGCTGGAGGCCCGCTACGAGAAATCCGAGATCCTCGAGGCCTATTTGAACGAGATCTACCTGGGTCAACGCGGCGACATGGGGGTCTACGGCGTGGGAGAGGCGTCGGTCTTGTATTTCGGCAAAGAGGTCGAACGGCTGACGTTGTCGGAATCCGCCTTACTGGCCGGCATGATCCGTTCGCCGCGGGCGAACAACCCGCAATCGAACCCATTGCGCGCCCAGACCGCGCGGGACCGCGTGTTGCGCCGCATGGCGGCGCTCCAATTGATCGACCCGGACGAAGCCGAGGTGGCCATGATGGAGTCCGTTCCGTCGCGTCCGAAAGCGCGCGCCGCCGTGCGCGCGCCGTACTTCGCGGACCTGGTGCGGGACGAGCTCGAGCGACACTACTCGCGGGACATCCTCACCTCCGAAGGCTTGCGAATTTTCACCAGCCTCGACGTGGAGGCTCAGCGGGCGGCCGAGGAAGTCCTGCGCAGCGGGCTCACGTCGCTCGAACGGCGGATGAAAAAGGCGCCGGAGCCCCTGCAGGGCGGGGTGATCGTCATGCAGCCGCAAACCGGGTACGTTCGCGCCCTCATCGGGGGACGGGACTACGCCGATTCGCAGTTCAACCGGATGACCCAGGCCCGTCGCCAACCAGGCTCGTTGTTCAAGCCCGTTGCCTATCTGGCGGCGTTGCGAAAGAATGGGCCGGACGGTGCGCCGCAGTACACCCCGGTCAGCGTGTTGCAGGACGAGCCCGTTACCGTGGAGACTCCCTCGGGACCATGGACGCCCCAGAACTTCGACAAACGCTACCACGGTGCGGTGACGCTCCGAACCGCGCTGGAGTATTCATTCAACGCCGCCGCGGTCCGGGTGGCTCAGGATATCGGGGTTGAGCGGATCGTGGAGACCGCCCGCCTGCTGGGCCTGTCCACCGCAATTCCCGCGGTGCCGTCGCTGGTGCTGGGGACCTCCGAAGTCGTCCCGCTTGAGCTGGCCGGCGCCTTTGCGGTGCTCGCGAATTTCGGCACCCGTACCGAGCCGCTTGTCATCAAGTCGGTCGTGGACCGTGACGGTCGGGTGCTCACCCGGAAAGACATCGCGGTCGAGCAGGTCATTGCACCCGAAGAAGCCTTTCTCGTCACGTCGCTGCTCCAAGGGGTGATCGAGCGCGGCACTGGTCGCAGTGTCCGCGCGCTGGGCTTTACCAGACCGGTGGCCGGAAAAACCGGGACGACCAGCGACTTCCGCGATGCGTGGTTCATCGGGTACACACCGGAGACGCTGGCACTCGTGTGGGTGGGCTTTGACCACAATCGTCCCCTCAATCTGACCGGAGCCGAAGCGGCGTTGCCGATCTGGACCGAGGTCATGCGTCGCGTGACCGCCACGGAGCCGGTGCGGGACTTCATCCCGCCGCCCGGCGTCGTGTTGCGGAAGATCAATCCAGCCACGGGTCTGTTGAGCACGCGGCAGTGTCCCGACGCCATTACCGAAGCGTTTCTTCAGGGCACGGAACCCACGGCCACGTGCTCTGATCGCGAGCCCGGTGGCCCGGGCCTGCTGCGCTGGCTGCGACGGGCGTTGGGGTGA
- the pdxT gene encoding pyridoxal 5'-phosphate synthase glutaminase subunit PdxT, whose translation MVTPPTPRIGVLALQGDVEPHRDALARLGAESVAVKGPADLDRIDGLILPGGESTTIGLLLRQRGLDAAIRQHVAQRGLALFGTCAGLILLARGIKETPDQPRLALLDIVVQRNAYGRQRESCEALVEVPSLGPEPVRALFIRAPLVVETGPRVSVLARWHDQIVLVQEGPILASAFHSELTDDDRVHRYFLTRLVRLPA comes from the coding sequence ATGGTAACGCCGCCAACCCCTCGCATCGGGGTGCTGGCGCTGCAGGGGGACGTCGAACCCCACCGCGACGCGCTGGCCCGATTGGGAGCGGAGTCGGTTGCGGTGAAGGGACCGGCCGACCTGGACCGGATCGACGGGCTGATTCTCCCGGGGGGCGAAAGCACCACGATTGGGTTGCTGCTCCGTCAACGTGGGTTGGACGCCGCGATTCGACAACACGTCGCGCAACGCGGCCTCGCCTTGTTCGGGACCTGCGCCGGACTCATTCTGCTCGCGCGGGGAATCAAAGAAACGCCCGATCAACCGCGCCTCGCCCTCCTCGACATCGTCGTACAGCGCAACGCCTACGGACGTCAGCGGGAAAGCTGCGAGGCGTTGGTGGAGGTGCCGTCGCTCGGACCGGAACCCGTCCGCGCCCTCTTTATTCGGGCTCCGCTGGTGGTGGAGACCGGCCCACGCGTGAGCGTGCTGGCTCGCTGGCACGATCAAATCGTTCTGGTCCAAGAGGGCCCTATCCTCGCGAGTGCCTTTCACTCCGAGTTGACGGACGACGACCGCGTTCACCGCTATTTCCTGACCCGCCTCGTCCGCCTTCCAGCCTGA
- a CDS encoding cold-shock protein produces the protein MARGKVKWFNASKGYGFISQEDGSDVFVHFSAIQGDGFKTLDEGQEVEFDVVKGAKGPQAANVVKTAVKA, from the coding sequence GTGGCAAGAGGAAAGGTGAAGTGGTTCAACGCCAGCAAGGGGTACGGGTTCATCTCCCAGGAGGACGGTAGTGACGTCTTCGTCCACTTCTCGGCAATTCAGGGGGACGGGTTCAAGACCCTGGATGAGGGGCAGGAGGTGGAGTTCGACGTTGTCAAAGGGGCCAAAGGGCCTCAGGCTGCCAACGTCGTAAAGACCGCCGTGAAAGCCTAA